A genomic region of Notamacropus eugenii isolate mMacEug1 chromosome 3, mMacEug1.pri_v2, whole genome shotgun sequence contains the following coding sequences:
- the RPS15A gene encoding small ribosomal subunit protein uS8 — protein MVRMNVLADALKSINNAEKRGKRQVLIRPCSKVIVRFLTVMMKHGYIGEFEIIDDHRAGKIVVNLTGRLNKCGVISPRFDVQLKDLEKWQNNLLPSRQFGFIVLTTSAGIMDHEEARRKHTGGKILGFFF, from the exons ATGGTGCGCATGAACGTCCTGGCAGATGCGCTCAAAAGCATCAACAACGCAGAAAAGCGAGGAAAGCGCCAGGTTCTCATTAGGCCGTGCTCCAAAGTAATCGTCCGGTTCTTAACTGTGATGATGAAGCATG GTTACATTGGCGAATTTGAGATCATTGATGATCACAGAGCAGGAAAAATTGTTGTGAACCTCACAGGCAGATTAAACAAG TGTGGTGTAATCAGCCCCAGATTTGATGTTCAGTTGAAAGATCTGGAAAAGTGGCAGAATAATCTGCTACCGTCCCGTCAGTTTGG GTTTATTGTGCTTACAACCTCAGCTGGCATCATGGACCATGAGGAAGCAAGACGAAAACACACAGGAGGAAAAATCCTGGGATTCTTTTTCTAA